In Bacillota bacterium, the sequence GCGGTCCCCCAGGGCCCCTTTTTCCGCCACCAGAAGCGAAATGGCGACGGGAAGCCCGGAGGTGGAAAGGGCAAGCAGAGTGGCGTAAATGGGGTAAGCCATCTGGTACAGCCCCACCCCCTCGCTCCCCACCAAACGGGTAAAGGGAATCCGGTAAAGGGCGCCCAGCACTTTAACAAGCAATCCTGCAGCCGTCAGGATGAAAGCACCGCGTAAAAAAGAATCCGGCTTCACCAGTTCTCCTCCCGTTTCCTTATTTCTTTTAATTAATGCTTACGATGGGGGGCCGCCTGTTAGACCATACTAAAAAATTAAAGGCGGCTGATAACGCCACCCTTTCTCCTCCCTGAAGGGGAGGCAACAGCTTGTTTTGAGGATCAAGCAACAGCCCGGGCCCGGTTCTATTGCTCCATCTGCTTCGCGAGGAAACCCGCTGCCGTTTCGGCAAGTTTGAGTTCCAGCTCACCCATCCGGACGTTGGGCTCTTTGGAGCAAATAATCACGGCCCCGATCGGGTCTCCCTCGGCAATAATCGGAGCGATCACCTCGCTGGAAAATTTACACCGTTCCTCTTCTTCATCGGTCAGGCAACCTTTGCAAAAGGGGTGTTCTCCGGCCTTTTCAATGAGGACAGGCTTGCGCTCCTCCATCACCCGTTCGACCGCAGGACCAATGGGCTTGTTAAGGAACTCCTTCTTTGGGGCGCCTGCTACGGCAATAATGTTGTCCCTGTCGGCGATGCAAGCAATGTGGCCAATCGCCTCGTGCAGAGAGTCTGCGTATTCCTTTGCAAAATCCCCTAATTCCCCAATTGGTGAATACTTTTTAAGGATAACCTCTCCTTCCCGGTCTACAAAGATTTCGAGGGGATCACCCTCCCGAATCCGTAGGGTCCGGCGGATCTCTTTGGGTATTACCACGCGGCCTAGATCATCAATGCGACGAACAATACCTGTTGCTTTCAAGTGCTTTTATCCCCCCTTCATTCCAAGATAAGGTTGAGCAGTGTCCTCACGAATAGTATATAACGAGAATGGGGGACTTATTCATTTTTTTCCATGCTCCGGTCAAAATTTAAACGCTAGAGGTGGTGCATAATCCGGCTGTTTTTGCGAAGCCCTTCCAGGAAGGCAAGAAAAACCTCATTCCTTTTGCGGGCAAGGAGTTCCTGCCGGAGGGCCTCCCGCACCTCCCCGTACCCGGCCTGAACGGCAGCCTTTTTTTCGAAGACGAAAAGAACATGGTAGCCCAGCTCGGTCTGGACCGGCTTCCGGCTGTAGCTCCCCGCCGGAATCCGGAAGGCCGCCTCCCGGAGTTTTTCCGGGAGGCGGGGATCGTCCCGCGTAATGTACCCGAGGTCCCCCCTGTTCTGAGAAGCGGCAGGATCCAGGGAGAACTGCACGGCAAGCTCCCTGAAATCCGCCCCCCGGTCCAGGGCGCGGATGATCTCGAGGGCCGCTGCCTCTGTTTTCACGAGAATATGGCCGACCCTGACCTGTTCCGGGGCTCCCAGACTTTCCTGCCGGGCGCGGTAGGCCTGCCTGATTTCTTCCTCTTCTACCGTTACGCTCCGGGTTAATTGCTTCCACAGCTTTTCGATCGCGATCATTTCGTAAAGCTGCCTGCGGTATTCCTCCCGGGTCAGCCCCCGCGTGTTCAAAATCCGCCGGAACTCCCGGGGGCCCCCGCTCCGCTTTTCATCTGCGGCAAGGCGGGCGTCCACCTCCGCCGCGGCCACTTCAATCCCGGTCCGGACCGCCGCCTGGTAGAGCAGAACCCGGTCCACCAGGCGCTGGAGGGTTTCCTGCTTCACCTGCTCCCGCAGGTGCTTCGCCTCCGGTCCCTGCAAATTGAGCCCGTAAACCCTGGCAAGAAACTCCTCGGTACGGGCGGTCTCCTCTTCCCATGCCGCGCGGGAAATCTTCGTCCCGTTCACCCGCAGCACCCAATCCCCCCGCTCCGACCACCAGAACCAGACGCCACCCAGCGCCAGCAAGAAGAGGAGAAGGAGCAGCTGGAGCAGCACGATACGCCTTGCCGGTTTCAAATCCAACATCCCCCTTTCGCGCCCGGGGCGGCCCTGCCTCCCGGGCCGGCCCGCTCACAATTCCTTCAGGTAAAGTTTCGCCTTCCTCTTCCCCAATCCCTGCAAATTCAGCCAGCCCCCGCCCCGGCCCCCACCTCCCGCGGGAGAAGCACGCGGCTGAGCATCACCAGGAGCTGCCGGGAGGAAAGCCCGCGGGTGAAAATCCGCGCCTCCAGCTCACCTACTGCGGAGAAGCTCAGCCGGTCTCCGAAAACCGCGCTCCAGCGGGTGAGTTCTTCCCTTTTTGGCGCCACTCCGGGTCCAAACCGCACAACCAGGGTGTGATCCGTGACCTGGACCTCCCTGATCCCCAGTTCCCGGGCGCGCACCCGGAGCCGGGCAAGCGTGAAAAGAGAAACAGCCGGTTCCGGCAGGGGCCCGAAGCGGTCGCGCACCTCTTCTGCCAGTTCGTGGATTGCTTTTAAATTATCGGCCAGGGCAAGCCGCCGGTAAATCTCGATCTTCTGCCGGGCGTCCCGGATGTAAGCATCCGGGAGGTAAGAATCCACGTGGATTTCCCAGACAGGCGCCGGGGCGACCTGCGGCTCCGGCTCCTTTTCCCCCTTAAGCTCGCGGACCGCCTCCCCCAGAAGCTGCTGGTAGAGATCGAAACCAACTGCGGCCATGTGGCCATGCTGTTCGGGCCCCAGAAGGTTTCCCGCTCCCCGGATCTCCAGATCTCTTAAAGCCAGTTTAAAACCGGACCCGAACTCTGTGAACTCCTGGAGGGCGCGGAGGCGCTTTTCCGCCTGCTCGGTAATCACCATGTCCCTGGGATAGGTGAAATAGGCATAAGCAAGGCGGTGGGAACGCCCGACCCGCCCCC encodes:
- the spoVT gene encoding stage V sporulation protein T; this encodes MKATGIVRRIDDLGRVVIPKEIRRTLRIREGDPLEIFVDREGEVILKKYSPIGELGDFAKEYADSLHEAIGHIACIADRDNIIAVAGAPKKEFLNKPIGPAVERVMEERKPVLIEKAGEHPFCKGCLTDEEEERCKFSSEVIAPIIAEGDPIGAVIICSKEPNVRMGELELKLAETAAGFLAKQMEQ